One Glycine soja cultivar W05 chromosome 2, ASM419377v2, whole genome shotgun sequence genomic region harbors:
- the LOC114394090 gene encoding casparian strip membrane protein 1: protein MSTTIEIPESSKVAKGKAVAVVAPARPGGWKKGVAIMDFILRLGAIAAALGAAATMGTSDQTLPFFTQFFQFEASYDSFTTFQFFVITMSLVGGYLVLSLPFSIVAIVRPHAVGPRLFLIILDTAFLTLATAGGASAAAIVYLAHNGDQDTNWLAICNQFGDFCAQTSAAVVSSFVAVVVLVLLIIMSALAIGKP from the exons ATGTCAACCACCATTGAAATCCCAGAGTCAAGCAAAGTTGCTAAGGGAAAAGCTGTTGCAGTAGTTGCACCAGCAAGGCCAGGAGGGTGGAAGAAAGGGGTGGCAATAATGGACTTTATTCTAAGGTTAGGTGCTATTGCTGCGGCTCTTGGTGCTGCTGCCACTATGGGAACAAGTGATCAAACACTTCCTTTCTTCACTCAGTTCTTTCAGTTTGAGGCTAGTTATGATAGCTTCACTACTTTTCA GTTTTTTGTTATTACAATGTCTCTAGTGGGTGGTTACCTTGTTCTGTCACTACCTTTCTCTATTGTAGCCATCGTTCGCCCCCATGCTGTTGGACCAAGGCTTTTCCTCATCATCTTAGACACT GCGTTTCTTACTCTAGCCACTGCTGGTGGTGCTTCAGCTGCAGCCATAGTTTACTTGGCACACAACGGGGATCAGGACACGAACTGGTTAGCCATATGCAACCAATTTGGAGACTTCTGTGCGCAGACCAGTGCGGCAGTCGTCTCATCCTTCGTTGCTGTGGTTGTCTTAGTCTTGTTGATTATCATGTCTGCTTTGGCTATTGGGAAGCCTTGA
- the LOC114394099 gene encoding casparian strip membrane protein 2-like: MSTTIDVPESSNVAKGKAVLAAPPRPGGWKKGVAIMDFILRLGAIAAALGAAATMGTSDQTLPFFTQFFQFEASYDSFTSFQFFVITMALVGGYLVLSLPFSFVAIIRPHAAGPRLFLIILDTVFLTLATASGASAAAIVYLAHNGNQDSNWLAICNQFGDFCAQTSSAVVSSFVAVVVLVLLVVMSALSLGKR; this comes from the exons ATGTCAACCACCattgatgttcctgaatcaAGCAATGTTGCTAAAGGCAAAGCAGTTTTAGCTGCCCCACCAAGGCCAGGAGGGTGGAAGAAAGGGGTAGCAATAATGGACTTTATTCTAAGGTTAGGTGCCATAGCAGCTGCTCTTGGTGCTGCAGCCACTATGGGAACCAGTGATCAAACACTCCCTTTCTTCACTCAGTTCTTTCAGTTTGAGGCTAGTTATGATAGCTTCACTTCTTTCCA GTTTTTCGTTATTACAATGGCTTTAGTGGGTGGCTACTTGGTGCTATCCCTACCTTTCTCTTTCGTAGCCATCATTCGCCCCCATGCAGCTGGACCAAGGCTTTTCTTGATTATCTTAGACACT GTGTTTCTGACTTTGGCCACTGCTAGTGGTGCTTCAGCTGCTGCCATAGTTTACTTGGCACACAATGGGAACCAAGACTCGAACTGGCTTGCCATATGCAACCAATTTGGAGACTTCTGTGCACAGACCAGTTCAGCAGTGGTGTCATCCTTCGTTGCTGTGGTTGTCTTGGTGTTGTTGGTTGTTATGTCTGCTTTGTCTCTTGGGAAGCGTTGA